Part of the Rhipicephalus sanguineus isolate Rsan-2018 chromosome 5, BIME_Rsan_1.4, whole genome shotgun sequence genome is shown below.
ggaccttaaactcgtagaggccgtcaggagtaataaaagccgtcttttcgcggtcgcgctcgtcaactgcgatttgccagtagccactacgtaaatccatggaggaaaaatatctggcattgcgtatacggtccaaggagtcatctattcggggcagaggataaacgtctttttttgtgaccttgttcaatttccgataatcgacgcaaaagcgcaacgtaccatccttcttctttactaacacaactggtgaagcccagggactggtcgatagctggatgacgtcgtctttaagCATCTGCTGAACTTGGTCACGTATAGCGTCTTGTTCCTTTTGCGACAACCGATAGGCATGTTGTCGAATGGGTCGTTCGGTGGGTTCGGTGATAATACGATGCTGAGCAAGCGGTGTCTGTTTAACCTTCGGCGTTGTAGCGAAGCAGTCTTGAAATGAGCCGAGCATACGCAAAAGGCTTTCTCGTTGTGCTAAGGGTAGACCTTGGcttacgtcgagagtgctcgtgaagtcctcggtagaatggtcgccagacGAAAGTGAAGCCAATGCTGACGAACCCTGGGCGTCGGCAATTTCCTCAATGTATGCAATGGCGGCGCGTCTGGCAAGATGACGATATTCGTCGCTGAAGTTCGTGGCCAGCAGGTGAGCTCGTCTGTTGCTAGGCTGAATGATTCCTCGGGCAATGCAGATTTgtcgtgaaagaaggaaagacaaatttgcctccgcaattacagcgttggacacgtcctgtcccaattccacagtcacaaagagactgcttcgaggcggcagagtcacagaatcatcggcaacacgtaacgctgtcttcggtagtTCCGTGCTCTCAGTGGCAGCAGGAAAAGGTTCCTCGAATGATACAAGTATGTGTTAATATTTACTTCAGTCACTGAATCACTTATCGAACGAATGATTGAATCAATCAATCTGAAGCTTTATTTTCACTTCTCAGTGTGACTTGCTTGATTCCTTGTCATAATATCAGACAGTTCTGTGTTTTCATTTTGGCTACTCTCACTGCGTTAGTACTCAATGATTCTGACCTCTACGCACACATGTAATGATAGACGTGACCTTGTTACAAGAGCTCACATGTCATGGTCCTCATCACAACTTAAATCTGAACTGCTCATTGTTTCGTCCTCCAGGGCGATTACGACAGCTGCAATAGTGTCAACAACATCATCGATGAAGTGGTCCAGTTTTGTCATTACATCTTCCTGAGCGATAACATGCTCCACATATCTCTTCCACTTCTCAGCGGTTACTTGCTTAATTCCTTGCAATAGTAGAGTGTGAACGTCTTGAAGCTTAAACGTCTTGTTTGCCGCTGCTACGAAGCCCTTCACGTCATTCCAAACAAGCTCTATGGGGTTAAGCTGGCAGTGGTAGGGAGGTAGGCGCACAACGAGGTGACCAGCAGCCTCAGCGATGCAGTCCACATGGTATCGGTCCCCGCTTGCGTGTACGTTGTCGACAAGCTTCATGAGCTCCGCCTTCACCATGTCGCTGCTCCACGGAACACCTTTTTCGGAAAGCCAGGCCTGTACgtccttttttaggggcgaagctccataaggcggcacccgttcgtccctcgtagtcgtagtcgtagtcgtagtagtcgtagtcgtagtgcgtaaccagtcttacgctttcacctccaaggtggtgccggtgggagatttttcctgtgcgttgttgaacaataaaaaattcgcagcgttagctaaaagccgacttcttctgtctctcattcccattagcagccattctttacctccaaggtagtgcctggtgagatttctcctgtgcgtgattgaacaataaaaattttgttcaaaacgccgttgattgatgaaataaaccaacgaaagacgccagatgttttgtaaaagcaaaacgaaagaacgccagatgtttctaaagcaaaacgaaaagacgccagctgcttaacgaaagacgccagatgttttctaaagcaatggttttctaaacaatgaaaattcacagcgtacatgtaaagttaAAGTGAGCAGCAAggcgtcataactcatcgaacctttagtagaaacgcgcccgatctcacgtcggtgatgatgtactgggcagaattcacggaagattcacggtttaccgatgaacctccgcagcttcgcccactcatcatcattcactccgtggatatgctgtgattttatgcGACTTATACGCAGCACTTTTTTCTGCTTCACAGAATGATAAGGTGCGTTATCCATGACTATAACACTGCCAGCTGGTAGTAGTGGAAGCAGCTTCTGAGAGAACCACTTTTCGTAGTCGTCCCCGTTCATTTCCTCGTGGTAGTCGCCTGAGCTTCATTTAGCCTGGAAGACTTTCGCTGCGCCTTCAACGAAACCATGTTTGCtaccgcagtgcgtgacaatcagTCTACCTCCTTTGCCACTGAGGTTTCGCAGACCAGTCGAAAACCAGATCGATGGGCTTCGTACATAGACTGGACAGTGCCGTCTATCCACACCCGACTACGCGTATGACCAGCGTTGACCCACGTTTCGTCGGTGAAAAAAATTGCCCTACCCTGGCGTCGCAACTCCGCTATTTGGCGCAGGTGCCGGCGGCGACTCTGGACAATGTGCGTCGCTTCTATGACAAGGGCGTTCCGAGCGTGTTCTTGTACCTGAAGCCAAGCTTTTTTCAGCATCATCTGCATCGTCGTCGTGGACACGGTCGGTATCGTCTCGTCTTCTTTGAAacgctgcaccactttggcgataGTTGGAATTTCGCCTTTCTCAAAAAAGCCGTGCACCACTCTTCGCAAGACGCTGAGGTCAAAATCGTCCAGCTTTTTTTCCCGATCACGGCctttcccacaagaacgcttcttcggTGGTAGAACTTCGCCGGCGTCTTCCATCTCCCTTTTCCCCCGATACAACGTTCGCTCGCTCACCTGGGTCAGTTTCGCGGTCCTCTTGATAAGTGCATCCACACTTGCACTGTCCCCGCATTCGACACGAAGCCCTTCAAAAACATTTAAAGCTATCTGCTTCGCCAGCTTGGGAAAACCGCGCACATTCGAAGGATGGCTCGCTGGTTGCACAGCTTGAGAGGCATCTTGCACAGACACAACCAACTCGGGCGACGCCATGATTCCGAAAGGCGGCGCATCACCACCTCACAACAAGCCTCCGCAGAGATGCGTCCATGCGGGCTTCCTCTTTTAATTGCACTAATGATAAAAACACTCTGCACGCTTTGAGAAAGTGAATGCTAACAATATTTTCAATTTGTACGGGTGTAGCTTGCGAAATATAACTGCATTGCTAAAATATTTCAGGGACTATTTCCTGTGCCCCTACATCCCTGACTGGACGAGAGAGCTCTACCTTTGGCTGcactgccaacagcttgtgaaacagactatagagggtttcactgtttactaacacaggccctggaccgcttccggtttcctgggctggcgtaggctagcacgATTatcggggaacaaaagccttggcgagtatcccgtagagtttcaacacttttctccctgtgtctagcaaaatatttgaattaaatattcttctaagctacacacaacactaaaagagttggtctttaactataagcgcctttcttttatgtgaaactggaaaaagagtattccctcactctgacaaatcttaaaaaaacgctttacgcttcggtgttgcagaataataaatgaggtgaccggaagtttatTGGGGTAcgccacgtgctcctgctatcgcaatcttgaaaccgtctatagaccttatgcaaattctgctgccatctagtggccgccgtgcgcatttccgccatgttgaaggcaaAGCGCGCTCCGCATATGCACACACAGAGCGTACGTATCGACgagtggcggctgataggaaaagcagtgccgacatattttcgtgtgtcgtgttgctgagattgaggaaattgagATGTTGAAataaggtttg
Proteins encoded:
- the LOC119395145 gene encoding uncharacterized protein LOC119395145, whose translation is MVKAELMKLVDNVHASGDRYHVDCIAEAAGHLVVRLPPYHCQLNPIELVWNDVKGFVAAANKTFKLQDVHTLLLQGIKQVTAEKWKRYVEHVIAQEDVMTKLDHFIDDVVDTIAAVVIALEDETMSSSDLSCDEDHDM